ACCGCCTCCACCCGACAGTGTGGCTGGAACCACCCAAGCCGGCTCCCTCCTCCTTTCGGCGCAGCCTCAGAGCGAGTGACTCTCCTCGGCGAAGCCGCTcccagagagaaggagaaagacagagagagagagaaagacacacacacacacagagggatgCCTTCCCGCCAGAAGGGCTGCCCTTTGAGCCGTTCCTCCTCATCGGAAAGGTATTTGCGCTGAGGGGAGGAGGcgtgggagaagaaagaaagaaagacctggaggatggaggaggaggcgatggaggagggaaggagagcaggaaggggCAGACAATAGGCAAAGGGGACGCGATGCGGGAGGAGAAGCGCCGAGCCCAGCGCGCCTCTGGCTGGAGAAAGGCAGCATCTGCTGGCCCctcttcctgctcctcctcctcctcctccagctgcgcCTTCCTCTTCCAAGTTGGGGGTGGGAGCCGCACCCCAATGGAGAGCCTTGGctgaggagaagagaaggaggagaagggcttCCCTGCGGAGCGCAGCATGCCGGCATGGGGCTGCCTTGACCACACGcccaagaggaggaagaagaggaggaggaggaggaggaaggaaggaggagagaagagggcGCGGTTGGCCGGGTCTTAGAGCAGAAGGAGAAGGCATGGAGGCAGTGCATGGGGCTGCCTCGCCTTTCAAGAGCCAAGCCAGgcactgctgctgcttctgctgaagGAGAAGCCTCCACCAAGCCTGTGGGTCCTCTCTCTGAGTGTGGTCAACCTCATGGCGAACTCAACCGAGCTGGGCGGGAGCAGCAGCGTGCCCCACTTGCCTGGAGGCCTCCTGAGCACCTCGGGCCTGAAGCTGGCCTCGCTGGGCCTCATCCTGTGCCTCAGCTTGGCGGGCAACGGCCTCTGTGCTTGGCTGATCCTCAAGGAGCGTCCCCTGCACCGAGCACCCTACTACCTGCTGCTGGACCTGTGTCTGGCGGACGGACTGCGCTCACTGGCCTGCTTCCCCTTTGTCATGCTCTCGGTGCGCAGCGGGGCTGGGGCCTGGCCCCATGGGCCGCTCAGCTGCAAGGTGCTGGCCTTTCTGGCCGTGCTTTTCTGCTTCCATGCCGCCTTCCTGCTCTTCTGCGTGGGCGTCACCCGCTACATGGCCGTGGCCCACCACCGCTTCTATGCCAAGCGGGTGACGGGCTGGGCCTGCCTGGCGGTGGTCTGCATGGTCTGGACCCTCTCGGTGGCCATGGCCTTCCCGCCTGTCTTTGACGTGGGCACCTACCGCTTCATCCGGGAGGAGGAGCAGTGCATCTTTGAGCACCGCTACGTCAAGGCCAACGACACGCTGGGCTTCATGCTCATGTTGGCTGCCGTGGTCGCCGCCACCCACTTGGTCTACGTCAagctcctcttcttcatccacgGCCACCGCAAGATGAAGCCTGCCCAGTTGGTGCCGGCCATCAGCCAGAATTGGACCTTCCATGGGCCAGGGGCCACCGGGCAGGCGGCCGCCAACTGGACGGCTGGCTTTGGTCGCGGTCCCACCCCTCCAACCCTGGTGGGCATCCGCCAGAATGCCACCCACAGCCAGATTAAGCGGCTGCTGGTCTTGGAGGAGTTCAAGATGGAGAAGCGGATCTGCAAGATGTTCTACATGATCACCCTGCTCTTCTTGCTGCTGTGGTCCCCTTACATTGTGGCCTGTTACTTGCGGGTCTTCGTCAAGGCCAGCGCCATCCCCCAGGTCTACCTGACCACCTCAGTCTGGATGACCTTTGCCCAGGCTGGGGTCAACCCTATCCTGTGCTTCATCTTCAACAGGGAGCTCAGGGTCTGCTTCAGAGCCCACTTCCTCTGCTGCCAAAGCATACAGAACACCCAAGGCACCCTTCTGTGTGATCTGAAGAATTTTGGGATGTAGCTTTTCCTCCCCACGTAGGAGAACGATCCACTATCTCTATGCTGTTCTTTTATATATGCACTTGCCAGATGGGTATCTCAAGGAGACACTTCGACGTCTCGCCACCATTAGGTTTTaagagggtatttatttatttatgtgttccGGGATTTGTGTGCGGCCGGAAggtgggaggggagggtgggcAGCGGAAATGTAGAAGAATAACACAGGGCTCCAGATTGCTTGGATTGCTGCTTCTAACGTTCCTACAGTTAATTTTGACATGGATCAAAAAGGCCATAATTTTTGTGTtccgtttttttttaaatgcaaatgttTCCAGTTTTGATAACGGCTACACAATTTTATTCACAGTGTACAATTTGATAAACAGCCGAGACAAAATTTTTTATACTAAAGTTATTTTTGATGGCCTCAGACTGTTGTATTacaatgtttgttttaaaaagggTTCACAAAGAAGGAGAAACTGGTTTAAATGGTGATTCTTGGGGAGGAGCTTTGAAATTATTATGATTTTGGTTAGCGAGCAGCAACTTTCTTAACTTTGCCTGAAATAGAAACACAGGATGCAGTAGTAACCTACATCCTAATTGTGCTCTCAAGTTTTTAGGTCATTTCCTATTGACCTAAAGAGAACGACGTTCACTTTGATGTTGACATCAATTAATTTTTCGTGTTGCACTTTTCCTTTGGTATACTTTTCAGAATCCTTTGAAAAAtgatgattttaaaaacaaagaggTTGAGATCACATATCAACTTTCAAAATGGTCAATatcaggtttttaaaatacactGACTTTCATACATATTGGCTTTTTAAGATGTTAGCTACAAACTGGGAAATCTGTGTACATTTTGACTGTTTTAataaaatcattgtccagtttTTGTACATGAATTGGCGTTGGAGTAATTGGGTTTTGCTTTTCTGTCGGCTGCCTTCCCTGCCTAAGGGCAGCTTGCCTATAAAAAGGGAAGGCGATTTgctgtcttccagatgttttgaactgtaACTTCCCTTGTTCTTTTTTTAGAAAGCATGTTTTAGCAGTATAAAAGATGAGGCCAAATTGGAAAGATTGGGAAGGTCGAATGGGGTaactaacaaaacaaaaaagtatggtCTACAATGGCTAAATTCAGGGGTGGAAAGGAAGGTATGAAAAGATGTAGCTTCCAATCTTGTCCACTGTAAATTATATTGTCCTTTCTTAGCTCCTTATACTTCTGCTCTCCcctcttcatttcttctcattGGAGAATATTTTTTCTTCTGATCTTCAGTTTGTTTCTGTTATcagtttcatttcttcttgttccATATATTCTCTTGATGATGACCAGTCCgttactacagtagagtctcgcttatctaacctttgctcatccaacgttctgtattatccaacgcagtctgcctcctgcccgaatccacagctgtttcaatacattgtgatctTTTGGGGCTAAATtcgtaaatgcagtaattactacataacgttaaatgtattgaactgttttttctaacaatttgttgtaaagcatgatgttttggtgctcaatttgtaaaatcataacgtaaattgACATTTattagacttttccttaatccctccctattattcaacattttcacttatccaacgttccgtttatgttggataagcgaggctccattgtattttgttttttgattGTCTGCTGAGATAGTAATTGGGTTAAtttatccatgttcattatgtcatttttttttcagtgtccaatgttttattgttttttttttgttctccatCTTTGAGCATATGTTATTCTAGCTGCAGTCACTAAATAATTaagttgctgactgaaaagttggcaggtttgaatccagagaacgGGGTGGGCCCCCGCTGTTAgctgcagcttctgccaacctagcagtttgaaaacatgcaaatgtgagtaggtcagtaagtatcgctccagctggaaggtagtggcgctccatacagtcatgctggtcacatgaccttggaggtgtctacggataactctgactctttggcttagaaatggagatgagcaccaaccctcagagtcagacacgaggaaacttttaccttttattaacaagctggaacgggtcagagaagggtgaccaacaCCATGCCCTTGAagaagcagcttagggaactggataTGTTGAACCTGATAGCCATGCTGGAAGATTAAAAAAATTGTCATGTTGCTATGTTTTCTGTTCGGACACAACAGAGCAATGAATTCATCTCCCAAGAAAAGAGGccccacctgaatattaggaaaagaATTCTTGATGGTCAGAGCTGTTCAATATCTCGggctaaaataataacaataatgtgaaaagatcaataggtactgctctagccagaaggtaatggcgctccatgcggtcatgctggtcacatggcttggaggtgtctacagacaacggtggctctttggctcagaaatggagatgagcaccccccccccccccagaatgggacattactggacttaatgtcatggggaaacctttgcctttattatctttatttttatctaaTTCCAAGTATGTGATTCCTAATAAGAAGTattctggtttttatttttatatctagtATTTTCCGAATTTCcacttgatttttttccagttttttttgttattttgcaaGTCTACCCCATGTGAAAAAAGTTTCCTATATGATcttgacatttccaacatttagctTGGacttttggataatattttgctAATTTTTGTGGTGTTCTATACCATTGGCACTTTACTTTATATCAATATTCTTTGAAATCGTACAAATAAgtgtattttagttttttgttccatatttttcCCAGCCTTCTAATCTAACTGTATGTCCAATATTTGCAGCCCATTTGACCATGCATTCCTTAGTTTGTTCTGTTTCTGATgaccattttaatattttttgtatagCTTCATTATTAATTTCTTATCTAATCTGTCACCTTTATTTTGTTGCAGAAAGTATCTTTGTCTATGAATCCTAACTTCCCTTGTTCTTGATGTCATGGGATTTAGGTAGTCCAAAAATATGAAAGTCTGTCTATTGAACTGTGATGTGGGCAGAACAACAGAAGACTCTCTTATTAGATTTGTGGACCCAGTTCAGAAGACCTTTCTTGGCAACAGGCCCCATTCAGCTCAGTAAGACTAACTGTGTTTCTGATTAAAGATACATAGGCTTGGATTGCTGTGTGTTACAAAAAGAACTATGTTTCTAGTAGCTCGAGGCATGGGTGGCGATGGTCATGAACACCCATCCCACACATCTGCTAAAATTAATTTCAGTTTTAAAATGGCTCTTTGGCTCTTTATGCCAGAAGAGTCTCTAGATAATTGTGAATTGCTAATTTTAGTAGACAAAGCAGTTCCTGCACATAATTGCTTGGCTGCTTATCCGCCCTGTGTCGTTATACCagagattatttttaaattattaatgtCCTGGGATTTATGAAAGTGCAGATTATGCAGTGAAAAGTTTCTAAAAATATATTGGAGCTAACAGTTACTTCAATTACTTGAGATGAGGACACTTTCGGAAATGCACCAGAAGGTTACatctaatttattttaaatacaaTCAGAATGTTTTATGTTGCAGCAGATATCGATGTGTCTATGGTACCTCACAGCTAGATCATCAAGAAAAGAACACCTGTTTTTCAAATCTTGCAAGAACAGAAATGTAAAAGTTTCCAGGAAGGCTGAAGTAATGGTAAAAATACATTGGTGATTTTGTATGTGTTGAAATATATGGAGGATTTGCTTACTTGCAGAGTTAAACAGACATTACTGCTTTAGCAGTGTCAGTCAGGCTTGGATGATGCAATCCTCTTTGGATCTTCTGTCCATTTGGGGTGTGAATGTAGTCCTTAGTGCCAACATTGTTGAATGTAGTCCTTAGTGCCAACTTTCACTCTGTTGTGGAGTGTACTCCAACCCCCTGAACAATGTATTCAATAATATGGGTGGACCAATGAAAATAATTCCTTCTTCAACTCCAGAAGGCATATCCAGTAAGCCAAATCCAATTATGGAAAACCTAGAGCAGGTTGTTGTCCTGAACTTTATTGTTAATTCCAACTAGAGTAGGCCCGCTGggggcgtaatgggttaaaccactgagctgctgaacttgctgactgaaaggttgacagttcaaatctggggagtaaggtgagctcctgttgttaggccagcttctgccaacctagcagtttgaaaacatgcaaatgtgagtacatcaataggtactgattctgtggaaaggtaatggaactccatgcagtcattagggctgggtggtttcatttcgttaattcgtaattcgttaataattcgttaattttttcaattacaaaacgataacgaaccattctggagcaattattaaaaaaaacgaattttcaaaaacgttttgtaaatgcttcgtatttcgatattgtattcgtttcgttattgttttgaggttgtttcgttattatttccgcatgtctgggccagttttatggtttaattagtgaaaaaaaattataatatcacaccaacagtcaacaacagagggagagggaagcttcagaaggttttggaggttttttagcgtatttcgcggtcgcgtccgttattaacgaatcgattcgttattgttttggaaatcgattcgttaattttttaccatttacgaaatttcgtaaatatcgaactttttaaaaggaaaattttgtaattattttaaatatcgaaacaaaaaaaaacccccaaatacaaatcgattttagaaacaaatttttccgttgttacccaggcctagcagtcatgccagccacatgacgttggctcttcagcttagaaatggagatgagcactacctcacagagtcagacacaatcagatttaatgtcagggaaaatctttacttttacctagGCCCACTT
This genomic interval from Anolis sagrei isolate rAnoSag1 chromosome 2, rAnoSag1.mat, whole genome shotgun sequence contains the following:
- the GPR27 gene encoding probable G-protein coupled receptor 27, which translates into the protein MANSTELGGSSSVPHLPGGLLSTSGLKLASLGLILCLSLAGNGLCAWLILKERPLHRAPYYLLLDLCLADGLRSLACFPFVMLSVRSGAGAWPHGPLSCKVLAFLAVLFCFHAAFLLFCVGVTRYMAVAHHRFYAKRVTGWACLAVVCMVWTLSVAMAFPPVFDVGTYRFIREEEQCIFEHRYVKANDTLGFMLMLAAVVAATHLVYVKLLFFIHGHRKMKPAQLVPAISQNWTFHGPGATGQAAANWTAGFGRGPTPPTLVGIRQNATHSQIKRLLVLEEFKMEKRICKMFYMITLLFLLLWSPYIVACYLRVFVKASAIPQVYLTTSVWMTFAQAGVNPILCFIFNRELRVCFRAHFLCCQSIQNTQGTLLCDLKNFGM